CATCGTGCACTCTGACTCAGGAGGTGGTGGCATGCAGCCGGGCAGTGCTGCGGTTACCTCGGGGTCTGGGGGCTACCGGGGAGACCCCTCGGTCAAGATGGTACAGAGTGACTTTATGCAAGGCGCAATGGCAGCGAGCAACGGGGGACACATGCTGAGCCATGCCCACCAGTGGGTGACATCCCTCCCGCACGCcgcagcggcggcagcagcggcCGCGGTGGCTGCAGCTGAAGCCGGATCGCCCTGGTCGTCGAGCCCCGTCGGGATGACGGGCAGCCCCCAGCAGCAGGACGTGAAAAACTCCGGCAGAGACGATCTGCACACGGGCACCGCGCTGCACCACAGGCCCCCTCACTTAGCTCCACACCAGACTCACGCCGGGGCTTGGGGGAGCACGACTGCGGCGCACATTAACTCCATATCCGggggccagcagcagcagcagtcgcTGCTCTACTCCCAGCCGGGAGGCTTCACTGTGAACGGGATGCTGAGTCCTGGGAGCCAGAGCCTGGTGCACCCGGGCTTGGTGAGGGGGGACACCCCGGATCTGGACCACggcagccaccaccaccaccatcaccaccagcaTCCGCACCACCAGCACCACGGCGGCGTCAACAGCCACGACCCGCACTCGGACGACGACACGCCGACCTCGGACGACCTGGAGCAGTTCGCCAAGCAGTTCAAGCAGCGGAGGATCAAACTGGGCTTTACGCAGGCGGACGTCGGCTTGGCTTTGGGCACCCTGTACGGGAACGTTTTCTCTCAGACCACCATCTGCAGGTTCGAGGCTCTGCAGCTCAGCTTCAAGAACATGTGCAAGCTCAAGCCTTTGTTAAACAAGTGGCTGGAGGAGGCCGACTCTTCCACCGGCAGCCCCACCAGCATCGACAAGATCGCGGCGCAGGGGAGGAAGCGAAAGAAGCGCACATCCATCGAGGTGAGCGTCAAGGGGGCCCTGGAGAGCCACTTCCTAAAATGCCCCAAGCCCTCGGCCCAGGAGATCACCTCCCTGGCGGACAACTTGCagctggagaaggaggtggTGAGAGTTTGGTTTTGCAATaggagacagaaggaaaaacGGATGACGCCCCCAGGAGTGGCACAGACGCCGGAGGATGTGTACTCTCAGGTCGGCAATGTGAGTGCAGAAACACCGCCCCCCTCCATGGACTGCAAAAGAATGTTCAGTGAAACATagaatattttatatgaaattaAGCTGAGTAGAAACACAGACTATCTCCAGGatagacacattttttttgatACTGTGATTGTGAGGGAATATGAATAAGACTGCAAATTGTGTTTATCTATTTTTCtccagaaaagacagaaagaaaaaaaaaaaaaaaacaacctctctcccccctttttcCTCCCACTCCCCATCAGAACAAGCACCGTGTACCTTCTTCCAGGCCCTAACAGGTTCcttctgcttttttctttcaggGGCATTTTTTAGTAGATTACTTAAAAGATGCAAGTGAAGCGAGCGACCAGAGGGTGACAACCACAAGTTCATTCCACCAGGTAATTTTGGCGCATTAAAACACACCGAGAGGAAACcaagtattgttttttttcccttcttcttttttcttctcctcccctgcAAAAATAACACTATTCCCTCCTCATGACCCTGTGTTTGAATTGGGAGAAACAAAGGAGCAGGCATTTTGTATATTTAGAAATGGGACTATAAaccgccctcctcctcctcctcctcctcctcctcctcttcttcaacaataacagaggagaaacactgcACCAACGTGAAGAAGATCCACGAGGCTTCCATCAgctctttttattcttcttttttttattctgaggtGGATTGCATGGcttcgtgcacacacacacacagacacacacagacacacacacacggaggaaTTAGGGgattttttgatttttgatttttttttttcctcatgacAGAAAAGACACCAGGACCAGGACTGATCTCAAAGATCTCctctttaaaatattattattatttaaaggaCTGTGACGCCGTGAGtggatttttctttccttcttcaaacccccccacccccacccccccactcaACAAATAGAGAATaagacatttgaaaaagacttCAGCTGCACTtatttgagaaaaagaaaaatgtgttgccAAGTGTGACTGAGTGGGTGCTGTGGACATTAATGCTGCCATTTCTAAGCAGTGTTCTTTGGTAGGTTTTAATAAACAAAACTCTGTAAAGCCGGCAATATAGATCACTAGATCAGATTCTGATCTGacttatttactttatatttttcatcagaatgacttgttttaatattttattcgGAATACATATGAATTATTCCAAACGGTAATTTATTTTCCCCCCCAGGAACTTGTGTAAGATGCTT
The genomic region above belongs to Paralichthys olivaceus isolate ysfri-2021 chromosome 24, ASM2471397v2, whole genome shotgun sequence and contains:
- the pou3f3b gene encoding POU domain, class 3, transcription factor 3-B, with product MATAASNPYLPSNSILSSGSIVHSDSGGGGMQPGSAAVTSGSGGYRGDPSVKMVQSDFMQGAMAASNGGHMLSHAHQWVTSLPHAAAAAAAAAVAAAEAGSPWSSSPVGMTGSPQQQDVKNSGRDDLHTGTALHHRPPHLAPHQTHAGAWGSTTAAHINSISGGQQQQQSLLYSQPGGFTVNGMLSPGSQSLVHPGLVRGDTPDLDHGSHHHHHHHQHPHHQHHGGVNSHDPHSDDDTPTSDDLEQFAKQFKQRRIKLGFTQADVGLALGTLYGNVFSQTTICRFEALQLSFKNMCKLKPLLNKWLEEADSSTGSPTSIDKIAAQGRKRKKRTSIEVSVKGALESHFLKCPKPSAQEITSLADNLQLEKEVVRVWFCNRRQKEKRMTPPGVAQTPEDVYSQVGNGHFLVDYLKDASEASDQRVTTTSSFHQIKSTDIPSQELP